The proteins below come from a single Flavobacteriales bacterium genomic window:
- a CDS encoding cysteine desulfurase → MKKIYLDNAATTPLDPEVIESMVAVMKNTYGNPSAVHALGRKARVVVEEARKKVATHINAAPAELFFTAGGTEANNMVIRSAVADLGVTHIITSPIEHHAVLETAEKVEHEKHTKLSLVKLDEFGSVDLKSLEELLEQNADKKTLVSLMHANNEIGNLLPLKKVVEICKRHQALFHSDTVQTMGHYAFDVRELNIDFLTCSAHKFHGPKGTGFLFVNQNVQLKPIITGGGQERNMRAGTENIYGIVGLAKAMDIAYAHLPEHQQYIQGLKSYMIAQLEGNIKNITFNGNPKGDSLYTVLNVNFPNSEMDEMLLYNFDIEGVCVSGGSACTSGSSIGSHVLEAINSDKTKPSIRFSFSKFNTKEEIDFTMKLIENWFKA, encoded by the coding sequence ATGAAAAAAATATACCTCGATAATGCTGCTACAACTCCTCTTGATCCTGAAGTGATAGAATCGATGGTTGCTGTAATGAAAAATACTTATGGCAATCCTTCGGCGGTTCATGCTTTAGGCAGAAAAGCAAGAGTAGTAGTGGAGGAAGCTAGAAAAAAAGTGGCTACACACATTAATGCTGCTCCTGCTGAATTGTTTTTTACTGCTGGAGGTACAGAAGCCAATAATATGGTGATTAGAAGTGCTGTTGCAGATTTGGGTGTTACTCACATTATTACATCTCCAATAGAGCATCATGCAGTTTTAGAAACGGCAGAAAAAGTTGAACACGAAAAACACACCAAATTGAGTTTAGTAAAACTCGATGAGTTTGGTTCGGTCGATTTAAAAAGTCTTGAAGAATTATTAGAGCAAAATGCAGATAAAAAAACATTAGTTTCTTTAATGCATGCGAATAATGAGATAGGTAATCTGTTACCATTGAAAAAGGTAGTAGAAATATGTAAGAGGCATCAAGCTTTGTTTCATTCCGATACGGTTCAAACCATGGGGCATTATGCGTTTGATGTACGTGAATTAAATATTGATTTTTTAACCTGTTCGGCACACAAATTTCATGGGCCAAAAGGGACTGGGTTTTTGTTTGTCAACCAAAATGTACAGTTAAAACCTATTATTACTGGTGGCGGACAAGAACGTAATATGCGTGCTGGAACTGAAAATATTTATGGTATTGTAGGTTTGGCAAAAGCCATGGATATTGCTTATGCTCATTTACCTGAACATCAGCAATATATTCAAGGGTTAAAATCGTATATGATAGCACAGTTAGAGGGAAATATTAAAAATATAACGTTTAACGGAAACCCAAAAGGAGATAGTTTATATACGGTATTGAATGTTAATTTTCCAAATAGCGAAATGGATGAAATGTTGCTGTATAATTTTGATATTGAAGGAGTTTGTGTATCGGGAGGAAGTGCATGTACTTCTGGTAGTAGTATAGGGTCTCATGTGTTAGAGGCTATTAATTCAGATAAAACAAAACCGTCTATTCGTTTTTCGTTTAGTAAATTTAATACTAAAGAAGAAATAGATTTTACGATGAAACTTATAGAAAATTGGTTCAAAGCTTAA
- a CDS encoding helix-turn-helix transcriptional regulator: MSFLSRETILKKIRKTRLSKEVSQLEMANQLKISIPTYSRFERGLTKTDLILLKDVCKILEIDENMINYPSNYVDPYANYNLEGTAEEIHKQLNELITLLEKQQAANEILLEKLHLLAKKKNL, translated from the coding sequence ATGTCCTTTTTAAGTAGAGAAACCATATTAAAAAAAATTAGAAAAACTCGATTATCAAAAGAAGTTAGTCAACTCGAGATGGCTAATCAATTAAAAATTTCTATCCCTACCTATTCGCGTTTTGAGCGTGGGTTAACTAAAACAGATTTGATTTTATTAAAAGATGTCTGTAAAATTTTAGAGATAGATGAAAACATGATTAACTACCCCTCAAATTATGTTGACCCTTATGCAAATTATAATTTAGAAGGAACAGCTGAAGAAATCCATAAACAACTCAACGAATTGATTACTTTACTCGAAAAACAACAAGCTGCTAATGAAATTCTTTTAGAAAAACTCCATTTGTTAGCGAAAAAGAAAAACCTTTAA
- a CDS encoding MBL fold metallo-hydrolase, whose product MKITFLGTGTSQGIPVIACSCDVCLSENEKDKRLRVSVLIEYLGKTIVIDTGPDFRQQMLRANVQQLDAVVFTHEHKDHIAGLDDVRAFNFKQQKDMDIYATNHVQNALRREFHYAFDEYKYPGVPELKLHTVSDEVFEVAGIPFTPINVKHFKLPVKAYRVGNFTYITDANKIEEKELEKIKGSEVIVLNALRKEPHISHFTLDEAVDLLKELKPKRAYLTHISHLMGKHDEVQKELPDFIQIAHDGLVIEI is encoded by the coding sequence ATGAAAATAACATTTTTAGGAACAGGAACATCGCAAGGAATACCAGTTATTGCTTGTAGTTGTGATGTTTGCTTGTCTGAAAATGAAAAAGATAAACGCTTACGAGTTTCAGTTTTAATCGAGTATTTAGGTAAAACCATTGTTATTGATACGGGGCCTGATTTTCGACAACAAATGTTACGAGCCAATGTTCAACAGTTAGATGCGGTTGTTTTTACACACGAACATAAAGATCATATTGCAGGCTTGGATGATGTGCGTGCGTTTAATTTTAAGCAACAAAAAGATATGGATATTTACGCAACAAACCATGTTCAAAATGCTTTGCGTAGAGAATTTCATTATGCATTTGATGAATATAAATACCCTGGAGTACCAGAGTTAAAATTGCATACTGTTTCCGATGAGGTTTTTGAGGTTGCAGGTATTCCTTTTACGCCTATTAATGTAAAACATTTCAAACTTCCAGTAAAGGCTTACCGAGTTGGTAATTTTACCTACATTACTGATGCCAATAAAATAGAGGAGAAAGAATTAGAAAAAATTAAAGGTTCGGAAGTTATTGTGTTAAATGCTTTGAGAAAAGAGCCGCACATTTCCCATTTTACTTTAGATGAAGCTGTTGATTTGTTGAAGGAATTAAAGCCAAAAAGAGCTTATCTTACACATATTAGTCATTTAATGGGAAAACATGATGAGGTACAAAAAGAGCTACCCGATTTTATTCAGATAGCTCATGATGGTTTAGTGATTGAAATTTAG
- the glmM gene encoding phosphoglucosamine mutase codes for MTLIKSISGIRGTIGGAPNDGLTPLDIVKFTSAYGTWIIRRNAGKKCKVVIGRDARISGEMVQNIVVGTLQGLGIDVIDLDFSTTPTVEVAVPMENAQGGIILTASHNPKQWNALKLLNEKGEFISASDGEEVLTLAENSSFAYADVDALGAYKKDDSYLQKHIQAVLDLPLVDVNAIKSKNFKVAIDCVNSTGGIFIPALLKALGVTNILELYCEPNGQFPHNPEPLPENLTEISNQIKSQKADVGFVVDPDVDRLAIVCENGDMFGEEYTLVAIADYVIKHTPGNTVSNLSSTRALRDVTEKNGNTYFASAVGEVNVVEMMKAKNAIIGGEGNGGIIYPELHYGRDALVGIALFLTHLAKSNMTCSALRASYPNYFISKNKIELTPQINVDEILIKMEKKYQHENVNTIDGVKIDFPTEWVHLRKSNTEPIIRIYSESATMQSADALANRIIRDIKELI; via the coding sequence ATGACATTAATAAAATCAATTTCGGGAATAAGAGGCACCATTGGAGGAGCTCCAAACGATGGGTTAACACCTTTAGATATTGTAAAATTTACTTCTGCTTATGGTACTTGGATTATAAGAAGAAACGCGGGTAAAAAGTGTAAAGTAGTGATAGGTAGAGACGCTCGTATTTCTGGTGAAATGGTTCAAAACATTGTAGTTGGAACGCTTCAAGGTTTGGGTATAGATGTGATTGATTTAGATTTTTCAACCACTCCGACTGTTGAGGTTGCAGTGCCAATGGAAAATGCTCAAGGAGGAATTATATTAACTGCTAGTCACAATCCTAAACAATGGAATGCGTTAAAATTATTAAACGAAAAAGGAGAGTTTATTTCTGCAAGTGATGGAGAAGAAGTGTTGACTTTGGCTGAAAACAGTTCATTTGCTTATGCCGATGTGGACGCATTGGGTGCTTATAAAAAAGACGATTCGTATTTGCAGAAGCACATTCAGGCGGTGCTAGATTTACCTTTGGTTGATGTAAATGCTATAAAATCAAAAAACTTTAAAGTTGCTATTGATTGTGTAAATTCTACGGGGGGAATTTTTATCCCAGCATTATTAAAAGCTTTAGGAGTGACCAATATTTTGGAATTGTATTGTGAGCCAAACGGTCAGTTTCCTCACAATCCAGAACCTTTACCAGAAAATTTAACAGAAATATCGAATCAAATAAAATCCCAAAAAGCTGATGTGGGCTTTGTAGTTGACCCCGATGTGGACCGACTAGCTATAGTTTGTGAAAATGGAGATATGTTTGGCGAGGAGTATACGCTAGTTGCCATCGCTGATTATGTAATAAAACATACACCTGGAAATACTGTGTCAAATTTATCTTCAACCAGAGCATTAAGAGATGTAACTGAAAAGAATGGAAACACTTATTTTGCTTCAGCAGTTGGAGAGGTTAATGTGGTGGAAATGATGAAAGCTAAAAATGCGATAATAGGAGGAGAGGGGAATGGTGGAATTATCTATCCAGAATTGCATTATGGTAGAGACGCTTTAGTAGGTATTGCTTTGTTTTTAACACATTTGGCAAAATCTAACATGACTTGTTCAGCATTAAGAGCATCTTATCCTAACTATTTCATCTCTAAAAATAAAATTGAACTAACACCCCAAATTAATGTGGATGAGATTTTGATAAAAATGGAAAAGAAATATCAACACGAAAATGTAAATACCATTGATGGTGTTAAAATTGATTTTCCTACGGAATGGGTTCATTTGAGAAAATCGAACACCGAACCCATTATTCGTATTTATTCCGAAAGTGCTACCATGCAATCGGCTGATGCTTTAGCAAATAGAATAATACGAGATATTAAAGAATTGATTTAG